A stretch of DNA from Lycium ferocissimum isolate CSIRO_LF1 chromosome 4, AGI_CSIRO_Lferr_CH_V1, whole genome shotgun sequence:
ATCTATACCTTGTGTTCTATGTGAGGCACCCACCTACCAAATAAGTGaaattcatatgcatattagTAAGAActaagaaggaagaaaaatgagtttttttctttttgttgctcAGAAAGTTAGTAATTCAACTTACCCAAACAGTATGAAGGCCCATTAGCTTAGCAGTCTGAAGGTTACGGACAGAGTCATCAAAGAAAAGCTGAGGAAAGCATAAAGATAAAAGCATTAGGTTAGAATTCAGGTAAATCGGTAAAAGATGGAAATGCAGAAATCAAGGCTAATTACATACCGTCTTTTGAGGGTTAATATTGGCTATCTTAAAGGCTTGTTCATAGGCTTCTTCGAAGGGTTTGCAAACAATAAGACTCCTAGGGGATTCTGGAAGGAGAAGAAGTATCTAGTATTAGTCAATACATTTGAAATGTCTCAAGCGTGAAATGGACAGACTCACCAGCATTGTTACTGTTAGTAGGATTCAAAGTCTCAAAGCATATGATATCATCAAAACAGTCCTCTAATCCCAGCCTGCTAAGAACTTTCGCCACATGGGCTTCATTTGCATTTGAAAATATCTGTTTCAATCACAAGAATGCTCATTACACCAACGTTGTCACACAAAAGAGTATACCGTCACAAAGGTACTTGCTTGTTTGTAGTGATATGGAAAAAGTATGTGTAACTTACAACTTTTCGAACAGGCAAGCTATGCAAAAGATTCCTCAAAACATAGTCATGCTTTAAAAGTTCATAAGGTAATCTCCCATGTACAAAACTGTCAACAAAGATCGGATTGTTTACTTCTCATTTCAAAACAATATAAAGAGACGTGTAAGGAAACATAGACAGAAGTGTAAAGAAACATAGACAAGAAGTGGTACCTATGGTAGTCATCATAATCAAAGTCGTAACCAATGgcctaaaaaaaatgaatgtcaAGTTTAGCATATGTACAACCTAGACTTAACTGTGCAAAGTTCATTTAAACAAGCGAGATAATCTTTACCCTGAGACCAGCCATGGTTGTTCCATACTCCTTATATAAGCTTATACACATTTCCGGAACTTTAGTCTCGTCTATGCCAAGCTTTTCAATCATATAATCTAAAAGATAcattcatggaaatattattACTTATTCGATCCAAAAACATTTATCTAGGAAGCAATTATATGAGGAAAATCAAATGACAGAAAACTGCTAAATTACCAATGATATTCTTCGTGCATTGTGCTGAAATACCAGAGCTCTGTGGATAAAGTGTATCATCAACATCTGCAAATTGAGGTAGAGGCGTTTTTAGAAATGAATACACAAGGCAATTTTCCTTTTGTAAAGAGAACACGTAAAGGGATTTTAAAATCTTACCAAAGAGAAGGCACTCGTATTTTGGCTCTGAAACTCGCTGGTAGCTGTCTTCGTGCTCCATTTTGTTATAAGGATCTTAAACAACATAAACATCAAAATTTAGTATT
This window harbors:
- the LOC132052857 gene encoding uncharacterized protein C24B11.05, which translates into the protein MEHEDSYQRVSEPKYECLLFDVDDTLYPQSSGISAQCTKNIIDYMIEKLGIDETKVPEMCISLYKEYGTTMAGLRAIGYDFDYDDYHSFVHGRLPYELLKHDYVLRNLLHSLPVRKVIFSNANEAHVAKVLSRLGLEDCFDDIICFETLNPTNSNNAESPRSLIVCKPFEEAYEQAFKIANINPQKTLFFDDSVRNLQTAKLMGLHTVWVGASHRTQGIDNSLESIHNMKEALPELWEDVKPDIRYSEKTAIEVRV